The following proteins are encoded in a genomic region of Streptomyces lunaelactis:
- the recG gene encoding ATP-dependent DNA helicase RecG → MDRVSALDEPLKTPLGAATAKVMAEHLDLHTVGDLLHHYPRRYEERGQLTTLADLPLDEDVTVVAQVADSRVLKFNNGRGQRLEITLTDGSGRLQLVFFGRGIHKPHKELPPGSRGMFAGKVSVFNRKLQLAHPTYVPLGTDSDEDAVDAFAGRLIPIYPACKGLESWKITKAVDTVLPRAVEAVDPLPPALREGRGFASLPEALHKIHRPETRADIEDARQRLKWDEAFVLQVALARRRFADAGLPAVARKPRPDGLLDAFDAKLPFTLTDGQQKVTREIFDDLAAEHPMHRLLQGEVGSGKTMVALRAMLTVVDAGGQAAMLAPTEVLAQQHHRSITEMMGELAESGMLGGAEHSTKVVLLTGSMGAAGRRRALLDLVTGEAGIVIGTHALIEDKVQFHDLGVVVVDEQHRFGVEQRDALRSKGKQPPHLLVMTATPIPRTVAMTVFGDLETSVLDQLPAGRLPIASHVVPAQDKPHFLARAWERVREEVEKGHQAYVVCPRIGDGDDEPKKKSAEDTAASEEGSKRPPLAVIEIAEQLAKGPLTGLRIEVLHGRMQPDDKDDVMRRFAAGDVDVLVATTVIEVGVNVPNATAMVIMDADRFGVSQLHQLRGRVGRGSAAGLCLLVSEMPEASPARARLSAVAATLDGFELSRIDLEQRREGDVLGQAQSGVRSSLRMLAVIDDEEVIAAAREEAVAIVSEDPELERLPELRTALDALLDTEREQYLDKG, encoded by the coding sequence ATGGATCGCGTGTCCGCGCTCGACGAACCTCTCAAGACCCCGCTCGGTGCCGCCACCGCGAAGGTGATGGCCGAGCATCTCGACCTGCACACGGTCGGTGATCTGCTGCACCACTACCCACGGCGGTACGAGGAGCGCGGCCAGCTCACCACACTGGCCGATCTGCCGCTGGACGAGGACGTCACCGTCGTCGCCCAGGTCGCCGACTCCCGCGTGCTGAAGTTCAACAACGGCCGGGGCCAGCGCCTGGAGATCACCCTCACCGACGGCAGCGGCCGGCTCCAACTGGTCTTCTTCGGCAGGGGAATCCACAAGCCGCACAAGGAGCTGCCGCCGGGCAGCCGCGGGATGTTCGCCGGCAAGGTGTCCGTCTTCAACCGCAAGCTCCAGCTCGCGCACCCCACGTACGTACCGCTCGGCACGGACAGCGACGAGGACGCTGTGGACGCCTTCGCGGGCCGGCTGATCCCCATCTATCCGGCCTGCAAGGGGCTGGAGTCCTGGAAGATCACCAAGGCCGTGGACACCGTGCTGCCCAGGGCCGTGGAAGCCGTCGACCCGCTGCCGCCCGCGCTGCGCGAGGGACGCGGATTCGCCTCGCTGCCCGAGGCGCTGCACAAGATCCACCGCCCCGAGACCAGGGCGGACATCGAGGACGCGCGGCAGCGCCTCAAGTGGGACGAGGCGTTCGTGCTCCAGGTCGCGCTCGCCCGGCGGCGGTTCGCCGACGCCGGGCTCCCGGCCGTGGCAAGGAAACCCAGGCCGGACGGCCTGCTCGACGCCTTCGACGCCAAGCTGCCCTTCACCCTCACCGACGGCCAGCAGAAGGTCACCAGGGAGATCTTCGACGATCTGGCGGCCGAGCACCCGATGCACCGCCTCCTGCAGGGCGAGGTCGGTTCGGGGAAGACGATGGTCGCGCTGCGGGCGATGCTCACCGTCGTCGACGCGGGCGGCCAGGCGGCCATGCTCGCGCCCACCGAAGTCCTCGCCCAGCAGCACCACCGCTCCATCACCGAGATGATGGGCGAGCTCGCCGAGTCAGGCATGCTCGGCGGCGCCGAGCACTCCACCAAGGTGGTGCTGCTGACCGGCTCCATGGGCGCGGCGGGGCGCCGGCGGGCGCTGCTCGATCTGGTGACCGGCGAGGCGGGCATCGTCATCGGTACGCACGCGCTCATCGAGGACAAGGTGCAGTTCCACGATCTCGGGGTGGTCGTCGTCGACGAGCAGCACCGCTTCGGCGTGGAGCAGCGCGACGCCCTGCGCTCCAAGGGCAAGCAGCCGCCGCATCTGCTGGTCATGACCGCCACCCCCATTCCCCGTACGGTCGCGATGACCGTCTTCGGTGACCTGGAGACCTCCGTCCTGGACCAGCTGCCGGCCGGGCGTCTGCCCATCGCCAGCCATGTCGTCCCGGCGCAGGACAAGCCTCATTTCCTCGCGCGCGCCTGGGAGCGCGTGCGCGAGGAAGTGGAGAAGGGGCACCAGGCCTATGTGGTCTGCCCCCGGATCGGCGACGGCGACGACGAGCCGAAGAAGAAGTCCGCCGAGGACACCGCGGCATCGGAAGAGGGGTCGAAGCGGCCGCCGCTCGCGGTGATCGAGATCGCCGAGCAGCTCGCCAAGGGCCCCCTGACAGGCCTGCGGATCGAGGTGCTGCACGGACGCATGCAGCCGGACGACAAGGACGACGTCATGCGCCGCTTCGCGGCGGGCGATGTGGATGTCCTGGTCGCCACCACCGTCATCGAGGTCGGCGTCAATGTCCCCAACGCCACCGCCATGGTGATCATGGACGCGGACCGGTTCGGTGTGTCCCAGCTGCACCAGCTGCGCGGCCGGGTGGGCCGTGGCTCGGCCGCCGGCCTGTGTCTGCTGGTCAGCGAGATGCCGGAGGCGAGCCCCGCGCGCGCCCGGCTGAGCGCGGTCGCCGCCACGCTCGACGGCTTCGAGCTCTCCCGTATCGACCTCGAACAGCGCCGTGAGGGCGATGTGCTCGGCCAGGCCCAGTCCGGCGTGCGCTCCTCGCTGCGGATGCTTGCCGTCATCGACGACGAGGAGGTCATCGCGGCGGCGCGCGAGGAGGCCGTGGCGATCGTCAGCGAGGACCCGGAGCTCGAGCGGCTGCCCGAGCTGCGTACGGCGCTGGACGCCCTGCTCGACACCGAGCGCGAGCAGTACCTCGACAAGGGCTGA
- the coaD gene encoding pantetheine-phosphate adenylyltransferase: MRRAVCPGSFDPITNGHLDIIGRASKLYDVVHVAVMINQSKQGLFTVEERIEMIREVTREYGNVQVESHHGLLVDFCKQRDIPAIVKGLRAVSDFDYELQMAQMNNGLSGVETLFVPTNPTYSFLSSSLVKEVAAWGGDVSHLLPPVVHAALTRRLAEKRLDQ, translated from the coding sequence TTGCGCCGCGCAGTCTGTCCGGGGTCATTCGACCCCATCACCAATGGACACCTCGACATCATTGGCCGCGCCTCCAAGCTGTACGACGTCGTACATGTGGCGGTGATGATCAATCAGTCCAAGCAGGGGCTGTTCACGGTCGAGGAGCGGATCGAGATGATCCGCGAGGTCACCCGCGAGTACGGAAACGTGCAGGTGGAGTCCCACCACGGTCTCCTCGTCGACTTCTGCAAGCAGCGCGACATCCCGGCCATCGTCAAAGGCCTGCGCGCCGTGAGCGACTTCGACTACGAGCTGCAGATGGCCCAGATGAACAACGGCCTCTCGGGGGTCGAGACGCTGTTCGTCCCGACCAATCCCACCTACAGCTTCCTCTCCTCCAGCCTGGTCAAGGAGGTCGCCGCCTGGGGCGGTGACGTCTCCCACCTGCTGCCCCCCGTGGTGCACGCCGCTCTCACCCGGCGCCTCGCCGAGAAGCGGCTGGATCAGTGA
- the rsmD gene encoding 16S rRNA (guanine(966)-N(2))-methyltransferase RsmD yields MTRVIAGAAGGRRLAVPPGNGTRPTSDRAREGLFSSWESLLGSLIGIRIADLYAGSGAVGLEALSRGASHALLVEADTRAARTVRENVRVLGLPGAEVRTGKAEQIVTGPAPEDPYDVVFLDPPYAVTDDDLREILLTLRTQGWLADDALATVERSTRGGEFVWPQGFEPLRARRYGEGTLWYGRAASTCEDAR; encoded by the coding sequence ATGACCCGCGTGATCGCCGGTGCGGCCGGCGGACGCCGCCTCGCCGTCCCGCCAGGCAACGGCACCCGCCCCACGTCCGACCGTGCTCGTGAGGGACTCTTCTCCAGCTGGGAGTCGCTCCTCGGCTCGCTCATCGGCATCCGGATCGCCGATCTGTACGCGGGCTCGGGCGCCGTCGGCCTGGAGGCGCTCTCCCGCGGCGCGTCTCACGCCCTTCTCGTCGAGGCCGACACCCGCGCCGCTCGCACCGTCCGCGAGAACGTCCGTGTGCTGGGGCTGCCCGGCGCCGAAGTCCGTACCGGCAAAGCGGAACAAATCGTGACGGGTCCGGCCCCCGAGGATCCTTACGACGTGGTGTTCCTCGACCCTCCGTACGCCGTCACCGACGACGATCTTCGCGAGATTCTGCTCACACTCCGCACCCAGGGCTGGCTCGCGGACGATGCGCTCGCCACCGTGGAGCGCAGCACCAGGGGCGGCGAATTCGTGTGGCCACAAGGCTTCGAGCCACTGCGGGCCCGTCGTTACGGCGAGGGCACGCTTTGGTACGGTCGCGCCGCCTCTACGTGCGAAGACGCACGATGA
- a CDS encoding cell division initiation protein, with protein MDVQKKLDEIVEAVGNARSMPMSASCVVNRAELLSMLEEVRQALPGSLAQAQELIGGREQLVEQARQEAGRIIETAHAERGSLISDTQVARQSQDEADRILAEARRDAEEIRAEADDYVDSKLANFEVVLTKTIGSVDRGREKLLGRGPGLDEQGYADEDAPEYTADPQTLIQRADEYVDAKIGAFEAVLSKTLDAVGRGRQKLHGRTTSDALGEHMAAQDAAGTQQHASDSDYLAGLAELAEPPQQQPRVEAQPQHQYQPQVEPQPQIPAQQDPYAYQAQQPQEVYAAYQQDPYAAYQQQGYEQQYAQQDPYAYQQQGYEQPQHQQQAQQQAQQQVQQQAQQQSAALDETSLFDTSMIDLEQLRRYEQGR; from the coding sequence GTGGACGTGCAGAAGAAGCTCGACGAGATCGTCGAGGCGGTCGGGAACGCCCGGTCCATGCCCATGTCGGCATCCTGCGTGGTCAACCGCGCCGAGCTGCTCTCCATGCTCGAAGAGGTCCGCCAGGCCCTCCCCGGCTCGCTGGCCCAGGCGCAGGAGCTGATCGGCGGCCGTGAGCAGCTGGTCGAGCAGGCCCGCCAGGAAGCCGGGCGGATCATCGAGACCGCCCACGCCGAGCGCGGCTCGCTGATCTCGGACACCCAGGTCGCCCGCCAGTCCCAGGACGAGGCCGACCGTATCCTCGCCGAGGCCCGCCGTGACGCGGAGGAGATCCGCGCGGAGGCCGACGACTACGTCGACTCCAAGCTCGCCAACTTCGAGGTCGTCCTCACCAAGACCATCGGCTCCGTCGACCGCGGCCGCGAGAAGCTGCTCGGCCGCGGCCCCGGCCTCGACGAGCAGGGGTACGCCGACGAGGACGCCCCGGAGTACACCGCGGACCCGCAGACCCTGATCCAGCGCGCCGACGAGTACGTCGACGCCAAGATCGGCGCCTTCGAGGCCGTGCTCTCCAAGACCCTTGACGCGGTCGGCCGCGGCCGGCAGAAGCTGCACGGCCGCACCACCAGTGACGCCCTCGGCGAGCACATGGCCGCCCAGGACGCCGCGGGCACCCAGCAGCACGCGAGTGACTCGGACTATCTGGCCGGTCTGGCGGAGCTGGCCGAGCCGCCGCAGCAGCAGCCGCGGGTCGAGGCTCAGCCCCAGCACCAGTACCAGCCGCAGGTCGAGCCGCAGCCCCAGATCCCGGCCCAGCAGGACCCGTACGCCTACCAGGCCCAGCAGCCGCAGGAGGTGTACGCGGCCTACCAGCAGGATCCGTACGCCGCCTACCAGCAGCAGGGCTACGAGCAGCAGTACGCCCAGCAGGACCCGTACGCGTACCAGCAGCAGGGCTACGAGCAGCCGCAGCACCAGCAGCAGGCCCAACAGCAGGCCCAACAGCAGGTCCAGCAGCAGGCCCAGCAGCAGAGCGCCGCCCTCGACGAGACCAGCCTCTTCGACACCAGCATGATCGACCTCGAACAGCTGCGCCGGTACGAGCAGGGCCGCTGA